In a genomic window of Vibrio gigantis:
- a CDS encoding putative 2-aminoethylphosphonate ABC transporter ATP-binding protein — translation MSNQTYLNIENVVKQFGQFTALKDISLSIDKGEFVCFLGPSGCGKTTLLRAIAGLDLPTSGSIEQNGNDTTFLPPEKRDFGIVFQSYALFPNLTVEENIAIGLKNQGMSTKEALETVESWLETIGLPTSGQKFPNQLSGGQQQRVALARALALSPGLLLLDEPLSALDAKVRTHLRDEICQLQRKLGITTIMVTHDQDEALTMADRIVVMNHGVIEQVGAPQEIYQKPVSRFVAEFVGSMNFIQASVAAQGKMRIAESMLPLPGLDNLTPKQGDVFDIAVRPEQIQFVDRFSESLPVRIVSSEFLGAFYRVECELQHDSTAKEIIVDVPVKEFNRLKLRRSDIRYVAFDQEGLRAYSSKSLQVMKDEAA, via the coding sequence ATGAGCAACCAAACTTATTTGAATATTGAAAACGTTGTAAAGCAATTTGGCCAATTTACAGCGCTAAAAGACATTTCCTTATCCATAGATAAAGGCGAGTTCGTCTGTTTCCTTGGCCCGTCTGGCTGTGGAAAAACCACCTTATTGCGTGCGATTGCAGGTTTAGATTTACCAACTTCAGGCTCTATTGAGCAAAATGGTAATGACACGACCTTCTTGCCACCAGAAAAGCGCGACTTTGGCATTGTGTTCCAATCCTACGCTTTATTTCCGAATCTCACTGTGGAAGAAAACATCGCGATTGGCCTTAAAAACCAAGGTATGTCGACCAAAGAAGCCCTTGAAACGGTGGAATCTTGGTTAGAAACCATCGGCTTACCAACGTCGGGGCAGAAATTCCCAAATCAACTGTCTGGTGGGCAACAGCAGCGTGTGGCTTTGGCTCGCGCGTTAGCGCTGTCTCCAGGCTTATTATTACTCGATGAACCGCTGTCTGCACTTGATGCAAAAGTACGAACACACCTGCGCGATGAGATCTGTCAACTGCAACGCAAGTTGGGTATCACCACTATCATGGTGACGCACGACCAAGATGAAGCCTTAACGATGGCCGACCGCATTGTGGTTATGAATCATGGTGTTATCGAGCAAGTAGGTGCTCCCCAAGAGATTTACCAAAAACCAGTCAGCCGTTTTGTGGCTGAGTTTGTTGGCAGCATGAACTTTATTCAAGCTTCTGTTGCGGCTCAAGGCAAGATGCGTATTGCTGAGTCTATGTTGCCACTTCCTGGCTTAGACAACCTGACACCAAAGCAGGGGGACGTGTTTGATATTGCAGTGCGTCCAGAACAAATTCAGTTTGTTGATCGTTTTAGTGAGTCATTACCCGTGAGAATTGTATCTAGTGAATTTCTAGGGGCGTTTTATCGTGTTGAGTGTGAACTGCAGCATGATTCAACGGCGAAGGAGATCATCGTCGATGTCCCAGTCAAAGAATTTAACCGATTGAAGCTGCGTCGTAGTGATATTCGTTACGTGGCGTTTGATCAAGAAGGCCTTAGAGCTTATTCCTCGAAAAGCTTGCAAGTGATGAAAGACGAGGCGGCGT
- a CDS encoding FAD-dependent oxidoreductase: MTKHDSYWFKQALEQEFGSIDVGLISAKPLQKDVNSDIAIVGGGYTGLWTAILIKQQQPQKHVVVIEKGLCGSGASGANGGCMLTWSTKYPTLKKLYGNEQAKWLVKESEKVIYEIEAFCNEHNIDAHLYRSGTYYTATNQAQKGGMQPVVNELVKQGINSWKKCDQSLPDKAGSDRHIEGYYSEAAGSVQPALLARGLRRVALELGVEIHENTEMTSLDYGSPARIQTKGGTIYADKVILALNAWMLDHFKEFKRSIVVVSSDMVVTKPIPEKLKQFGPEKGTAVVDSRIFVHYYRDTQDGRLMLGKGGNKFSFANQVESMFNQTSNYLPILNQSFQKLFPKLEQREFDYNWSGGSDRSVTGLPFFGNLKGQRNIFYGLGYSGNGVAQTRMGGKILSAMVLDIDNAWTRSGLTKGPLGHFPPEPFRWVGAMMVRDAVRRKENAEDSGKTPLWLDKQLSKLAGAAGKADKVES, translated from the coding sequence ATGACAAAACACGATTCATATTGGTTCAAGCAAGCATTGGAACAAGAATTTGGCAGCATCGATGTAGGGCTAATATCGGCTAAGCCGCTGCAAAAAGACGTTAACAGTGATATTGCCATTGTCGGCGGTGGTTACACTGGTTTATGGACGGCGATTTTAATCAAACAGCAACAGCCTCAAAAGCACGTCGTGGTGATTGAAAAAGGTTTGTGTGGTAGCGGCGCATCTGGCGCAAACGGCGGCTGTATGCTGACGTGGTCGACTAAGTACCCAACGTTGAAAAAGCTCTATGGAAACGAACAAGCGAAATGGCTGGTTAAGGAGTCTGAAAAGGTTATTTACGAGATAGAGGCTTTTTGTAATGAACACAACATTGATGCACACCTTTATCGAAGCGGAACTTATTACACGGCGACTAATCAAGCGCAAAAAGGTGGAATGCAGCCAGTTGTGAATGAATTGGTCAAGCAGGGTATCAATAGCTGGAAGAAGTGCGATCAGTCATTGCCTGATAAAGCCGGTTCAGATCGTCATATTGAAGGTTATTACTCGGAAGCCGCAGGCAGTGTGCAACCTGCTCTATTAGCGAGAGGTTTACGTCGGGTTGCTCTCGAACTGGGTGTAGAAATTCACGAAAACACGGAGATGACTTCGCTAGACTATGGCTCTCCGGCTCGAATTCAAACCAAAGGCGGGACGATCTATGCCGACAAAGTGATTTTGGCACTCAATGCGTGGATGCTCGATCATTTTAAAGAGTTCAAACGCAGCATTGTGGTTGTCTCTTCAGATATGGTGGTGACCAAGCCTATCCCTGAAAAGCTCAAGCAGTTTGGTCCAGAGAAAGGGACAGCGGTGGTGGACTCGCGTATCTTTGTCCACTACTACCGAGATACCCAAGATGGACGACTCATGCTAGGTAAAGGTGGTAATAAATTCTCATTTGCTAATCAAGTTGAAAGCATGTTTAACCAAACCAGTAACTACTTACCAATTCTCAATCAATCTTTCCAAAAGCTGTTCCCCAAGTTAGAGCAACGTGAATTCGATTACAACTGGTCGGGTGGCTCAGATCGTTCGGTCACAGGTTTACCATTCTTTGGTAATTTAAAAGGCCAAAGAAACATTTTTTATGGACTTGGTTATTCAGGCAACGGCGTTGCTCAAACCCGTATGGGCGGGAAGATCTTGTCAGCAATGGTACTCGATATCGATAATGCTTGGACACGAAGTGGTTTAACTAAAGGCCCATTAGGACACTTCCCGCCAGAGCCATTCCGTTGGGTAGGTGCTATGATGGTTCGTGATGCAGTACGAAGAAAAGAGAACGCGGAAGATTCAGGTAAGACGCCATTGTGGCTTGATAAACAACTATCAAAGCTCGCAGGTGCGGCGGGTAAAGCCGACAAGGTTGAATCATAG
- a CDS encoding putative 2-aminoethylphosphonate ABC transporter substrate-binding protein has protein sequence MMKNRFMKGSLAALVTLLAGNAYAAQEVTVYTAFETDILAKYKNAFESENPDINIKWVRDSTGIMTAKLLAEKNNPRAEVVWGLAGSSMALLKEEGILKPYTPQGVEALRSNLNDPQSTQAWYGNDAFFNAVCFNEVVAKQLNLPAPKSWDDLTKPIYKGHIAMPNPASSGTGYMQVSAWLQNMGEDQGWNYMQKLDQNIAHYTHSGSKPCVQAGMGEVAIGISMASRGAKLKTQGAPLSVITPEGIGWESEAVGLVKPSDAAQRVVDWSISKAANELYIEMYPVVGHQDVTGKAKNFPNVEKNMAKMDFARMGSERADVLKTWSEKFDAKSEPKS, from the coding sequence ATGATGAAAAACCGTTTTATGAAAGGATCACTTGCAGCGTTAGTCACTCTACTCGCTGGTAATGCTTATGCAGCACAGGAAGTGACGGTTTACACCGCTTTTGAAACTGACATTTTAGCGAAATACAAAAACGCATTTGAAAGTGAAAACCCAGACATCAACATCAAATGGGTTCGTGATTCAACTGGGATCATGACGGCAAAATTATTGGCTGAGAAAAACAACCCTCGTGCAGAAGTGGTGTGGGGCCTTGCGGGTTCTTCAATGGCACTGCTTAAAGAAGAGGGCATTCTTAAGCCTTACACTCCTCAAGGTGTAGAAGCGCTGCGTTCAAATCTCAACGATCCGCAATCTACTCAAGCTTGGTATGGCAACGATGCATTCTTCAATGCAGTTTGCTTTAACGAAGTAGTTGCTAAGCAATTGAACCTACCTGCACCGAAGTCTTGGGATGACCTAACGAAGCCTATCTACAAGGGCCACATTGCTATGCCAAATCCAGCATCTTCTGGTACGGGCTACATGCAAGTGTCGGCTTGGTTACAAAATATGGGTGAAGACCAAGGTTGGAACTACATGCAGAAGCTAGACCAAAACATTGCTCACTACACGCACTCTGGTTCTAAGCCATGTGTTCAAGCGGGCATGGGTGAAGTTGCTATCGGCATTTCTATGGCGAGCCGCGGCGCTAAGCTGAAAACTCAAGGCGCTCCACTGTCAGTGATTACGCCTGAAGGAATCGGTTGGGAATCTGAAGCGGTAGGTCTTGTTAAGCCTTCGGATGCAGCGCAACGTGTTGTTGATTGGTCTATTTCGAAAGCGGCAAATGAGCTTTACATCGAAATGTACCCAGTTGTTGGTCACCAAGATGTGACAGGCAAAGCAAAGAACTTCCCTAATGTAGAAAAGAATATGGCAAAAATGGACTTCGCTCGAATGGGTAGCGAACGCGCCGACGTTCTTAAAACATGGTCTGAGAAGTTTGACGCTAAATCAGAGCCAAAATCCTAA